The Oxalobacteraceae bacterium OTU3CINTB1 genome includes a window with the following:
- a CDS encoding MFS transporter translates to MTTQQAPATRVRWLILAILFAVTTINYADRATIAIAGPELKKLLGLSPVQMGYVFSAFAWSYVLAQLPGGWLLDRFGTKITYFFSIFMWSLFTLLMGTVGFLTGAAALTALFCLRLAVGASEAPSFPGNSRLASSWFPTAERGTAAAIFNSAQYFATVLFGPLMGWLVHTYGWESVFYVMGGLGILMSFIWLKMVYGPKDHPRINAAELAYIKEGGALIDLESKDKAVATTKLDTGSAIRQLLGNRMLLGVYIGQYCINTLTYFFLTWFPVYLVTERHMTILKAGFVAALPAVAGFLGGVLGGVISDRLIKRGFSLSVARKTPIVCGLLLAMSMIICNYVETDWLVITVMSLAFFGKGIGALGWAVVADTSPKEAGGLSGALFNTFGNTAGITTPIVIGYILQETGSFAGALVFVGANAAVAILCYVLMVGEIKRFEFKTPVLTKLPAAA, encoded by the coding sequence ATGACGACGCAGCAAGCACCAGCAACGCGGGTACGTTGGCTCATTCTGGCCATACTGTTCGCAGTCACCACCATCAATTACGCCGACCGCGCCACCATCGCCATCGCCGGTCCCGAGCTGAAAAAGCTGCTGGGACTGTCTCCTGTGCAGATGGGCTATGTGTTCTCGGCGTTCGCCTGGTCCTACGTGCTGGCGCAATTGCCGGGCGGCTGGCTGCTCGACCGCTTCGGCACCAAGATCACCTATTTCTTCAGCATCTTCATGTGGTCGCTGTTCACCCTGCTGATGGGCACGGTCGGCTTCCTGACCGGCGCCGCCGCGCTGACCGCGCTGTTCTGTCTGCGGTTGGCCGTCGGCGCCTCCGAGGCGCCCTCCTTCCCCGGCAACAGCCGGCTGGCCTCGTCCTGGTTCCCGACCGCCGAGCGCGGCACGGCCGCCGCCATCTTCAACTCGGCGCAATACTTCGCCACGGTGCTGTTCGGACCGCTGATGGGCTGGCTGGTGCACACATACGGCTGGGAAAGCGTGTTCTACGTCATGGGCGGCCTGGGCATCCTGATGTCGTTCATCTGGCTCAAGATGGTGTATGGCCCGAAAGATCACCCGCGCATCAACGCGGCCGAGCTGGCCTACATCAAGGAGGGCGGCGCGCTGATCGACCTGGAAAGCAAGGACAAAGCCGTCGCCACGACCAAGCTCGACACCGGCTCGGCGATCCGCCAGTTGCTGGGCAACCGCATGCTGCTGGGCGTCTACATCGGCCAGTACTGCATCAACACCTTGACCTATTTCTTCCTGACCTGGTTCCCGGTCTACCTGGTGACCGAGCGTCACATGACGATTTTGAAGGCCGGCTTTGTCGCCGCGCTGCCGGCGGTGGCCGGTTTCCTCGGCGGCGTGCTGGGCGGCGTGATCTCGGACCGCCTGATCAAGCGCGGCTTCTCGCTGTCGGTGGCGCGCAAGACGCCGATCGTCTGCGGCCTGCTGTTGGCGATGTCCATGATCATCTGCAACTACGTTGAAACCGACTGGCTGGTCATCACCGTGATGTCGCTGGCGTTCTTCGGCAAAGGGATCGGCGCGCTGGGTTGGGCCGTGGTGGCGGACACCTCGCCGAAGGAAGCGGGCGGCCTGAGCGGCGCCCTGTTCAACACCTTCGGCAACACGGCGGGCATCACCACGCCGATCGTCATCGGTTACATTTTGCAGGAGACCGGCTCGTTCGCCGGCGCGCTGGTGTTCGTCGGCGCCAACGCCGCCGTCGCCATCCTCTGCTACGTGCTGATGGTGGGCGAGATCAAGCGTTTCGAGTTCAAAACGCCGGTGCTCACCAAGCTGCCGGCCGCGGCCTAA
- a CDS encoding heparan-alpha-glucosaminide N-acetyltransferase domain-containing protein, giving the protein MSVNATVNDRRAPALGARVASIDVMRGLVMMVMMLDHVRERFFLRWPVPDPMDIATIEPAQFFGRFAAHFCAPIFVFLTGLSAWLYAHPASGARSATGFLLKRGLFLVLLEILVINVSWSGRFPPATIYLQVIWAIGLSMIALALLHRLPRKVLVALGLTIVFGHNLLTPISFEPGSWGFVPWTILHDRGFLVAEGAMKIKVSYPLLPWIGVILLGYAAGPWYARSTQPAHRRKTLLIAGCVSMALLLVLRGLNIYGETLDWVHGETALRTVMSFLNVTKYPPSLAFLLITVGGGCLVLAWLEGRDNGFLRVAAVFGGVPMFYYLLHLFTLLFLQEAALALLGANYGGRYEFDNYWAVSLMSAALIPLMYWPCKVFGQFKRRTTMAWVKYL; this is encoded by the coding sequence ATGAGTGTGAATGCGACTGTAAATGACAGGAGAGCGCCGGCGCTCGGCGCGCGCGTGGCGTCGATCGACGTGATGCGCGGGCTGGTGATGATGGTGATGATGCTCGATCATGTGCGCGAGCGTTTCTTCCTTCGCTGGCCGGTGCCCGATCCGATGGACATCGCAACGATCGAACCGGCGCAATTTTTTGGCCGGTTCGCGGCGCACTTCTGCGCCCCGATCTTTGTGTTCCTGACTGGTTTGTCGGCATGGCTGTATGCGCATCCGGCGAGCGGAGCGCGTTCGGCCACCGGCTTCCTGCTCAAGCGCGGGCTGTTTCTGGTGCTGCTGGAAATCCTGGTCATCAATGTCTCCTGGAGCGGGCGGTTTCCGCCAGCAACCATTTACCTGCAGGTGATCTGGGCGATCGGCTTGTCGATGATCGCGCTGGCGCTGCTGCATCGGCTGCCGCGCAAGGTGCTGGTGGCGCTGGGGTTGACCATCGTGTTCGGACATAACCTGCTCACGCCGATCTCGTTCGAGCCGGGTAGCTGGGGCTTCGTCCCCTGGACGATTTTGCACGACCGCGGCTTCCTGGTGGCGGAAGGCGCGATGAAAATCAAGGTCAGCTATCCGCTGCTGCCGTGGATCGGCGTGATTTTGCTGGGCTACGCGGCCGGCCCGTGGTACGCCAGGTCAACGCAGCCGGCGCATCGCCGCAAGACGCTGCTGATCGCCGGATGCGTATCGATGGCGTTGCTGCTGGTGCTGCGCGGCTTGAACATCTACGGCGAAACGCTGGACTGGGTGCATGGCGAGACGGCGCTGCGCACGGTGATGTCGTTCCTGAACGTGACCAAGTATCCGCCGTCGCTGGCGTTCCTGCTGATCACGGTGGGCGGCGGGTGCCTGGTGCTGGCGTGGCTGGAAGGGCGCGACAACGGCTTCTTGCGCGTGGCCGCCGTATTTGGCGGTGTGCCGATGTTCTACTATCTACTGCACCTGTTCACGCTGCTGTTCCTGCAGGAGGCGGCGCTGGCGCTGCTCGGCGCCAACTACGGCGGGCGCTATGAGTTCGACAATTATTGGGCGGTGTCGCTGATGTCGGCGGCGTTGATACCGCTGATGTACTGGCCGTGCAAAGTGTTCGGCCAATTCAAGCGCCGCACCACGATGGCCTGGGTCAAGTATCTTTAA
- a CDS encoding thymidine kinase, which yields MNAGKSTAMLQVAHNYEEQGQQVRLFTAAIDNRYGVGQVTSRLGPQRQTEVFDVDTDFLARIEQKIACLLIDEAQFLTTAQVQQLHQLAQVRGIPVITYGLRTDFRGEPFPGSAYLLALADDIEELKNICTCGKKATMNIRVDQDGKRMKEGEQISIGGNESYRQACGRCFYSE from the coding sequence ATGAACGCGGGCAAGTCCACGGCGATGCTGCAAGTGGCGCATAACTATGAAGAGCAGGGCCAGCAGGTGCGCCTGTTCACGGCCGCCATCGACAACCGCTATGGCGTGGGGCAGGTGACGTCGCGGCTGGGACCGCAGCGCCAGACCGAGGTGTTCGATGTCGACACCGATTTCCTGGCCAGGATCGAGCAGAAGATCGCCTGCCTGCTGATCGACGAGGCGCAATTCCTGACGACGGCCCAGGTGCAGCAGCTGCATCAATTGGCGCAGGTGCGCGGCATCCCCGTCATCACCTACGGCCTGCGCACGGACTTCCGTGGCGAGCCGTTCCCGGGCTCGGCCTATCTGCTGGCGCTGGCCGACGATATCGAGGAACTCAAGAACATCTGCACCTGCGGCAAGAAGGCGACCATGAACATCCGCGTCGACCAAGACGGCAAGCGCATGAAAGAGGGCGAACAAATCAGCATCGGCGGCAACGAAAGCTATCGCCAGGCCTGCGGCCGTTGCTTCTACTCGGAATAG
- a CDS encoding pyridoxal-phosphate dependent enzyme, with protein MRTPALFTLIGNTPLIEITRLDTGPCQLFLKLESQNPGGSIKDRIGMSMIEAAEADGRLKPGGTIIEATAGNTGLGLALVGRLKGYRVLLVVPDKMSTEKVLHLKALGAEVRTTRSDVGKGHPEYYQDFAARLAAETPGAWFADQFNNPANPLAHETTTGPEIWEQTGHDVDAIVVGVGSSGTLTGLTRYFRRVAPQLEFVLADPQGSILTEYIETGRVSDTSGSWAVEGIGEDFIPAIADMTGVRKAYTITDQQSFDSARTLLREEGIPGGSSTGTLLAAALKYCREQPTPKRVVSFVCDTGTRYLSKVYNDGWMQDQGLLRRPQERDLRDLIGRRYDAGQVVSVSAEDSLLIAFNRMRAADLAQLPVISAGRLVGIIDESDLLLTVDTQPERFANPVGATMTRRLETLHPSADLHALRAVLDRGLTAVVADGDIFYGLITRFDLLNHLRRTLS; from the coding sequence ATGCGCACCCCCGCACTGTTTACCCTGATTGGCAACACGCCACTGATCGAGATTACCCGTCTTGACACCGGCCCCTGCCAACTGTTCCTCAAACTGGAATCGCAAAACCCCGGCGGCTCGATCAAGGACCGCATCGGCATGTCGATGATCGAGGCGGCGGAGGCCGACGGCCGCCTCAAACCCGGCGGCACCATCATCGAAGCGACCGCCGGCAACACCGGCCTCGGTCTGGCGCTGGTCGGCCGGCTCAAGGGCTACCGCGTGCTGCTGGTCGTGCCGGACAAAATGTCGACGGAAAAAGTGCTGCACCTGAAGGCGCTGGGCGCCGAGGTGCGCACCACCCGCTCCGACGTCGGCAAGGGCCATCCGGAGTACTACCAGGACTTCGCCGCGCGGCTGGCCGCCGAAACCCCGGGCGCCTGGTTCGCCGACCAGTTCAACAACCCGGCCAATCCGCTGGCGCACGAAACCACCACCGGGCCGGAAATATGGGAGCAGACCGGCCATGACGTCGACGCCATCGTCGTCGGCGTCGGCTCCTCCGGCACGTTGACGGGGTTGACGCGCTATTTCCGCCGCGTCGCCCCGCAGCTGGAATTCGTGCTGGCCGACCCGCAAGGCTCGATCCTGACCGAATACATCGAAACCGGCCGAGTGTCCGACACCAGCGGCTCGTGGGCGGTCGAAGGCATCGGCGAGGACTTCATCCCCGCCATCGCCGACATGACCGGCGTGCGCAAGGCCTACACCATCACCGACCAGCAAAGCTTCGACAGCGCCCGCACCTTGCTGCGCGAGGAAGGCATACCGGGCGGCTCGTCGACCGGCACCCTGCTGGCGGCCGCCCTCAAATACTGCCGCGAGCAGCCCACGCCAAAAAGAGTGGTCAGCTTCGTCTGCGACACCGGCACGCGCTACCTGTCCAAGGTCTACAACGACGGCTGGATGCAGGACCAGGGACTGCTGCGCCGCCCGCAGGAACGCGACCTGCGCGACCTGATCGGACGCCGCTACGACGCCGGCCAGGTGGTCAGCGTCTCGGCGGAAGACTCGCTGCTGATCGCCTTCAACCGCATGCGCGCCGCCGACCTGGCGCAGCTGCCGGTGATTTCCGCCGGGCGGCTGGTCGGCATCATCGACGAATCGGACCTGCTGCTGACGGTCGACACGCAACCGGAGCGCTTCGCCAACCCGGTCGGCGCGACGATGACGCGCCGCCTTGAAACGCTGCATCCATCGGCCGACCTGCATGCATTGCGCGCGGTGCTCGATCGCGGCTTGACGGCGGTGGTGGCCGACGGCGACATCTTCTACGGCCTGATCACCCGCTTCGACCTGCTCAACCATCTCCGAAGGACGCTATCTTGA
- a CDS encoding PLP-dependent aspartate aminotransferase family protein — protein MNKKAAQALSTRVIHAGQSPDPSTGAIMPPIYATSTYVQESPGVHKGLDYGRSHNPTRWALERCVADLESGAQAFAFASGLAAISTVLELADAGSHIIAGDDMYGGTYRLFERVRRRSAGHDFTYVDLTNPDNLLAAIKPETRMVWVETPTNPMLKLADLKAIAAICRERGIIAVADNTFASPLVQRPLEHGFDIVVHSATKYLNGHSDVIGGIAIVGAEAHQQAWREQLGFLQNSVGAIAGPFDSFLTLRGVKTLAIRMERHCRSALELARWLEQQPEIRRVYYPGLESHPQHALAKRQMEGFGGIISIDLNTDMAGARRFLEHCEVFALAESLGGVESLIEHPALMTHATIPPAQRAVLGIGDGLIRLSVGIEDIEDLRADIRGSLDAI, from the coding sequence TTGAACAAAAAAGCCGCCCAAGCCCTGTCGACGCGCGTGATCCACGCCGGCCAGTCGCCCGATCCGTCGACCGGCGCCATCATGCCGCCGATTTACGCCACCTCCACCTACGTGCAGGAAAGCCCCGGCGTGCACAAAGGCCTGGACTACGGCCGTTCGCACAATCCCACACGCTGGGCGCTCGAGCGCTGCGTCGCCGACCTGGAAAGCGGCGCCCAGGCGTTCGCCTTCGCCTCCGGCCTGGCGGCGATATCGACGGTGCTGGAGCTGGCCGACGCCGGCTCGCACATCATCGCCGGCGACGACATGTACGGCGGCACCTACCGCCTGTTCGAACGGGTGCGCCGCCGCAGCGCCGGCCACGATTTCACCTACGTCGACCTGACCAACCCGGACAACCTGCTGGCCGCGATCAAGCCGGAAACCAGAATGGTCTGGGTCGAGACGCCGACCAATCCGATGCTCAAACTGGCCGACCTCAAAGCCATCGCCGCCATCTGCCGCGAGCGCGGCATCATCGCCGTGGCCGACAACACCTTCGCCAGCCCGCTGGTGCAACGCCCGCTGGAACATGGTTTCGACATCGTCGTGCATTCGGCCACCAAGTATTTGAACGGCCATTCGGACGTCATCGGCGGCATCGCCATCGTCGGCGCCGAGGCGCACCAGCAGGCGTGGCGCGAACAGTTGGGATTCCTGCAAAACTCGGTCGGCGCCATCGCCGGGCCTTTCGACAGCTTCCTGACCTTGCGCGGCGTGAAAACGCTGGCGATCCGCATGGAACGCCACTGCCGCAGCGCGCTGGAGCTGGCGCGCTGGCTGGAGCAGCAGCCGGAAATCCGCCGCGTCTACTACCCCGGCCTGGAATCGCACCCGCAGCACGCGCTGGCCAAGCGCCAGATGGAAGGCTTCGGCGGCATCATCTCGATCGATCTGAACACGGATATGGCCGGCGCCCGCCGCTTCCTCGAGCATTGCGAAGTGTTCGCGCTGGCCGAAAGCCTGGGCGGCGTCGAGAGCCTGATCGAGCATCCTGCCCTGATGACCCATGCCACCATCCCGCCGGCGCAGCGCGCGGTGTTGGGAATTGGCGACGGCCTGATACGGCTGTCGGTCGGAATCGAAGATATAGAGGATTTAAGGGCCGATATTCGCGGTTCGCTCGACGCGATTTAG
- a CDS encoding HNH endonuclease encodes MLEFVFILIGVVVIACVYSIGVASARPIPGSGFYKVSRDGRVMVAGGAKVNVLRPVIYPEGLKVKLRGGSRVGEFWVHELVAEAYLPNPGRLTGVRHKDGNVRNNTIANLEWFQQEQALAN; translated from the coding sequence ATGTTGGAATTCGTCTTCATCCTCATCGGCGTCGTCGTCATCGCCTGTGTCTATTCGATAGGCGTCGCCAGCGCCAGGCCTATCCCGGGGAGCGGCTTTTACAAAGTCTCCAGGGATGGCCGCGTGATGGTCGCCGGCGGCGCCAAGGTCAACGTGCTGCGCCCGGTGATCTATCCGGAGGGCCTGAAGGTCAAACTGCGCGGCGGCAGCCGCGTGGGCGAGTTCTGGGTCCATGAACTGGTGGCCGAAGCCTACCTGCCCAACCCCGGGCGGCTGACGGGCGTGCGCCACAAGGACGGCAACGTCCGCAACAACACCATCGCCAACCTGGAATGGTTCCAGCAGGAGCAGGCCCTCGCCAACTAG
- a CDS encoding M23 family metallopeptidase yields the protein MIANGAGGATAEARALPFPPTQLEVRTPAAPTLFPAAGRNYLLYELYLSNFSDEAMTVRGVEILNADDDKMRVVAVLKEPQVKERLRMVGGEAQGGATRLGAGQGAIVSLCLAFDKTAAPAKLRHRVLLDGAFADGPVIATRSARLQVLGRPLAGSDWTADNGPSLHSHHRKGVFVAGGLAQNARRYAIDWKIYRDGEIYSGDARDVRAYHAYGRDVIAVAGGWVVGARNDMPDNIPRTKDGFTPAVPLTMDNLAGNFITIDLGNGQYAQYMHLQPGSVLVKAGYRVRKGQLIARVGNSGDARVPHLHFQVTTGTDILDGEGLPYLIDRFRMRVGEGKWEVRTREYPLDGAVIDFGAN from the coding sequence GTGATCGCCAACGGCGCGGGTGGTGCGACAGCCGAGGCGCGCGCGTTGCCATTCCCGCCGACGCAGCTCGAGGTGCGCACGCCGGCGGCGCCGACGCTGTTTCCAGCAGCCGGACGAAACTACCTGCTCTACGAACTTTATCTGAGCAACTTCTCCGACGAAGCCATGACAGTGCGTGGCGTCGAAATTCTGAACGCCGACGACGACAAGATGCGGGTCGTCGCCGTGCTGAAAGAGCCGCAGGTGAAGGAACGCCTGCGGATGGTCGGTGGCGAGGCGCAGGGTGGCGCCACGCGGCTGGGCGCCGGCCAGGGCGCGATCGTTTCGCTGTGCCTTGCGTTCGACAAGACGGCGGCGCCGGCAAAGCTGCGCCACCGCGTGCTGCTCGATGGCGCCTTCGCCGACGGTCCGGTGATCGCAACCCGTTCGGCCAGGCTGCAGGTGCTGGGCCGTCCGCTGGCCGGATCGGATTGGACGGCCGATAATGGTCCGAGCCTTCATTCGCATCACCGCAAGGGTGTGTTTGTCGCGGGCGGGCTGGCGCAGAACGCGCGGCGCTACGCAATTGACTGGAAAATCTACCGGGACGGTGAGATCTACAGCGGCGACGCGCGTGACGTTCGCGCCTACCATGCATATGGTCGCGACGTCATCGCCGTGGCCGGCGGGTGGGTGGTCGGCGCCAGAAACGACATGCCGGATAATATCCCGCGCACCAAGGACGGTTTCACGCCGGCCGTGCCGCTGACGATGGATAACCTGGCCGGCAATTTCATCACCATCGATTTGGGAAATGGACAGTACGCGCAATATATGCATCTGCAGCCGGGCAGCGTGCTGGTCAAGGCGGGTTACAGGGTCCGCAAAGGGCAGTTGATCGCGCGTGTCGGCAATTCGGGCGACGCGCGGGTCCCGCATTTGCACTTCCAGGTCACCACCGGCACGGATATCCTCGATGGCGAAGGCTTGCCCTATCTGATCGACCGCTTCCGCATGCGGGTGGGCGAGGGCAAGTGGGAAGTCCGGACGCGCGAGTATCCGCTGGATGGCGCGGTGATCGATTTCGGGGCCAACTAG
- a CDS encoding PhoX family phosphatase, which produces MNKPNDLVRTSLNADDIESHASPSEHFNTILAARMSRRNMLRGGAVTAATAIMGSMGLSACGGSDNVGPAAPPTPAPPPVATEKLLAFAAVPKSLADQVSVPAGYTATAIYALGDPLRAATPAYKNDGTDTDFDNRAGDHHDGMEYFGLSATGTPLASGAERGILAMNHEATTDEKLASHFLHVNGGTTSLPRPAAEVDKEVAVHGLSVVEVKKTGTTWATVNDSAFNRRVTPLTDIEISGPVRGNALVVTKYSPTGTKMRGTLNNCGTGKSPWGTYLSGEENWAGYFARSATDDAARGDKSVVALKRYGRNQGSTSRHGWETAGTDDKYARWDISKKGVSADGSDDYRNELNGMGYIVEMDAYDKTKVIRKRTALGRYAHESAAFSVPAVGQQLAVYMGDDSRNEYIYKFVSNATWLAADANPTDRMATGDKYLDSGKLYVAKLAADGTGQWIELSMSNAQIQAYTAYKFADLADIMVNTRLAADAVGATRMDRPEWCSVNPANGEIYYTLTNNSNRTVNPTGSSQLAPDSANPRAYTDMKGTTAQNGNPNGHIIRFKEGTGAAAATSFTWDVYLFGAESGADSSKINLSSLTADQDFSSPDGLAFSPYTGICWIQTDDGAYTDVTNCMMLAAIPGKVGDGAKSTLNYTTTAGGTLAVDTFIGKKPTADTLKRFLVGPAGSEITGITETPDGKTMFINIQHPGETTSLANINDPTKYTSQWPSNAGYGAGKRPRSATIVITKNDGGRIGS; this is translated from the coding sequence ATGAACAAGCCAAACGATCTGGTCCGCACTTCCCTCAATGCGGATGATATCGAGAGCCACGCCTCGCCGAGCGAACACTTCAACACGATTCTGGCCGCGCGCATGAGCCGCCGCAACATGCTGCGCGGCGGCGCCGTCACGGCCGCCACGGCGATCATGGGATCGATGGGCTTGAGCGCCTGCGGCGGCAGCGACAATGTCGGACCGGCCGCCCCGCCTACCCCTGCGCCACCGCCGGTAGCGACTGAAAAACTGCTGGCCTTCGCCGCCGTGCCGAAAAGCCTGGCCGACCAAGTCTCGGTCCCTGCCGGCTACACCGCCACCGCGATCTACGCGCTGGGCGACCCGCTGCGCGCCGCCACCCCGGCCTACAAGAACGACGGCACCGACACCGACTTCGACAACCGCGCCGGCGACCACCACGACGGCATGGAATACTTCGGCCTGTCCGCAACCGGTACGCCGCTGGCATCCGGTGCAGAACGCGGCATACTGGCGATGAACCATGAAGCGACCACCGACGAAAAACTGGCGTCCCACTTCCTGCACGTGAACGGCGGCACCACCTCGCTGCCGCGCCCCGCCGCGGAAGTGGACAAGGAAGTGGCCGTCCACGGCCTGAGCGTCGTCGAAGTGAAGAAGACCGGCACCACCTGGGCCACCGTCAACGACTCGGCGTTCAACCGCCGCGTCACCCCGCTCACCGACATCGAAATCTCCGGCCCTGTGCGCGGCAACGCGCTGGTGGTGACGAAGTATTCGCCGACCGGCACCAAGATGCGCGGCACCTTGAACAACTGCGGCACCGGCAAATCCCCATGGGGCACCTACCTGAGCGGCGAAGAAAACTGGGCGGGCTACTTCGCCCGTAGCGCCACCGACGATGCCGCCCGCGGCGACAAATCGGTCGTCGCGCTGAAGCGTTATGGCCGCAACCAGGGCTCCACCTCGCGCCACGGCTGGGAAACCGCCGGCACCGACGACAAGTACGCGCGCTGGGACATCAGCAAAAAAGGCGTGTCGGCCGACGGCAGCGACGACTACCGCAATGAACTGAACGGCATGGGCTACATCGTCGAGATGGACGCCTACGACAAGACCAAGGTCATTCGCAAGCGCACGGCCCTGGGCCGCTACGCGCACGAAAGCGCCGCCTTCAGCGTGCCGGCCGTCGGCCAGCAGCTGGCCGTCTACATGGGCGACGACTCGCGCAACGAATACATCTACAAGTTCGTCTCCAACGCCACCTGGCTGGCGGCTGACGCCAACCCGACCGACCGCATGGCGACCGGCGACAAATACCTCGACTCCGGCAAACTGTATGTCGCCAAGCTGGCCGCCGACGGCACCGGCCAGTGGATCGAGCTGTCGATGTCGAACGCGCAGATCCAGGCTTACACCGCCTACAAGTTCGCCGACCTGGCAGACATCATGGTCAACACGCGCCTGGCGGCTGACGCAGTCGGCGCCACCAGGATGGACCGCCCGGAATGGTGCTCGGTCAACCCGGCCAACGGCGAGATCTATTACACGCTGACGAACAACTCGAACCGCACCGTCAATCCGACCGGTTCGTCGCAGCTGGCTCCGGACAGCGCCAATCCGCGCGCCTACACCGACATGAAGGGCACCACCGCGCAAAACGGCAATCCGAACGGCCATATCATCCGCTTCAAGGAAGGCACCGGCGCGGCCGCGGCCACCAGCTTCACGTGGGACGTGTACCTGTTCGGCGCCGAGAGCGGCGCTGACAGCAGCAAGATCAACCTGTCGAGCCTCACCGCCGACCAGGACTTCTCCAGCCCTGACGGCCTGGCGTTCAGCCCATACACCGGCATCTGCTGGATCCAGACCGACGATGGCGCCTACACCGATGTCACCAACTGCATGATGCTGGCGGCGATACCGGGCAAGGTCGGCGACGGCGCCAAGTCCACGCTGAACTACACCACCACCGCCGGCGGCACCCTGGCCGTCGACACCTTCATCGGCAAGAAGCCGACCGCCGACACGCTCAAGCGTTTCCTGGTCGGCCCTGCGGGTTCGGAAATCACCGGCATCACCGAAACGCCGGACGGCAAGACGATGTTCATCAACATCCAGCATCCGGGCGAGACCACTTCGCTGGCCAACATCAACGACCCGACCAAGTACACCAGCCAGTGGCCGTCGAACGCCGGTTACGGCGCCGGCAAGCGTCCACGCTCGGCCACCATCGTCATCACCAAAAACGATGGCGGCCGTATCGGCAGCTGA